In the Glycine max cultivar Williams 82 chromosome 6, Glycine_max_v4.0, whole genome shotgun sequence genome, GTAGTTGCTATATTTATGTGTTGTCACTCCAAATCTGAACTTATTGCGATGTGTGTTTCAACTTTGTCAACAAACCACCACCAAGCCAAGTTACGTAACTTGTGAGATCTAGTTGTGTTGTTGAAAGACATGGATGGGGGAGGATGGTTGTGAATATGggaaatatagtttttttttaaaaaaaatttgtaaatgtTTGATAGTGATGACtaaaaatcatcatcatcttaaTTTCCCAAATGGTGTTAAGTGTGCATTGATGAAATGACCATTTTGATAAAACATAGaggattaaaattaactttttaaaagataaaagactaaaataaataaataaataaaataagataaatgaccAAATAAGACATTTggcctaaaattaaaataaaacttataagtttcataacaataaataaaataaatatgtcatGTACCATatagtttttcttaattatttttgcaaTATTAGAACAGGTAAACAGATTTTTAAgttgaatatttaaattttagaaggttgattaataaattaaaaggagaaaatatttattataaaaattataggagaatataataaaaatatttttcagtgaagcttaataaaaattatgaataatataattatacacatctaataattttttattaacatttaccataaaaatttgagtaTCAAACACATTTCTTGTCCTTATTTATACTACGTATTATTTATTTCCAATTTGACTGTTGTATGAATATTTTAGTTaatctttatatattaaaattcacTTCCGCCTTTTAttgtttcatattttgtttttattaatgtaaccaaaacatatattttattctattaaatAAAAGACCTAACGGCAAACAAATAACAACAAAGTTAACGATAAAATACGGTGGTTGAATGATTAGCAAGCAAGGAAATAAACAGAAAATCAATTAAggggaaactaaaaaaaataattctacatCCCATGTCAGCCGGTTATTATTGCTGTCATGACACTAAAAATTTGATGCTATTATGTTCAAAAAGGTATAACCCGATTCCTTCAACAAAATATTGAGTTATTATAAATGACATAATATCTGTTTCTTACTTTTAtggatagaaaaaataattcttacaaTTATATGAATAGATTTTGAAAGTAGTTAAAGAATAAAacagttagaaaataatttatataaaaaatgagtatTACTAGTATTTTTGCAATGAATAGTAATTTATAGTTAAAAAGTGTAGGAAGAGGCAAAATGTTGGAGATCTGAGATGCAGTGGTGAAAAATTGAAGAGTGGATATTAATAAAtaggtttaattattcatttagtttttataatttttaaatttaatgttataatttttatagttaacaaagtgaatttttttattttaaaaatttaataagaattttttttagtttatgaaatttatatttatattttcaaaattttttacTGTTAAATTGTTTAACTttgttacttaaaaaaaattaaaatgtaaaactgAACCCAtctaataacaataaaaactaaaagaataagtttggtttggtttgtaaatttaataaataacagTAAATAGCATACTAGAGATTGTTTTCTTGGTGGAATCAAATCCATGGACGACGCAAAACGCGAAGTGGAAGAGTGGGAATTGCTCCATCCAAACAACGACGACGATTCAATCGTGTTCGCTGGGCCCCCACTGGACTCTATCCGCCCCGATCACTTCTCTCTCCTAGACGACAACCTTAACCCCAATTCCAGTTGCAGCTCCAATTCCTCCTCCGAGGTCGATCGCAACTTCGACGATTCCTATGTCGCCAATCAGATATTCCCCAATCAGAGCCTCTGGAACGGAGATTCCGATTCCGATTCCGATATTCCCCGATCAGAGCCTGTGGTGGAAGAAGCTCAAGAAGAGAAAATACAACAAGTGGTTGAGAAAGACAAGAGATTGGTGTGGTGGAAGGTTCCTTTTGAGGTTTTGAGGTATTGGGTTAACCCTCTTCCTCTGTCTCTGCCTCTCTCTGTCGCTGCCGCTGCTGCTTTTCTGGGACTGTTCTTGCTTGGACGGACCTTGTACAGAATGAAGCGCAAGACTCAAACTTTTAACCTCAACCTCGCTCTCGATGATAAGGTCCCTCACTTCTTATCAATAACCTTTTCAGAATACATGCATGCGACCTTATTTTATATCCAAGTCTTAATCTTTCCTAAAATTTACTGTTATGAATTGGACGGGAGTATCTGTGTGGTAGCTTAACCTGCCTTAAAGTTAAAGCCTCTTTTCTCGAATGCtca is a window encoding:
- the LOC100527739 gene encoding uncharacterized protein LOC100527739, whose product is MDDAKREVEEWELLHPNNDDDSIVFAGPPLDSIRPDHFSLLDDNLNPNSSCSSNSSSEVDRNFDDSYVANQIFPNQSLWNGDSDSDSDIPRSEPVVEEAQEEKIQQVVEKDKRLVWWKVPFEVLRYWVNPLPLSLPLSVAAAAAFLGLFLLGRTLYRMKRKTQTFNLNLALDDKKVSQLMGRVARLNEAFSVVRRVPIVRPPSLPASSVTLRPVISMR